The proteins below are encoded in one region of Sulfolobus sp. A20:
- the gltA gene encoding citrate synthase, with protein MSIVSKGLENVIIKTTSLTFIDGEKGILRYRGYDINDLVKYGSYEETIYLMLYGKLPTSNELEKLKQKINEEYEVPQEVIDAIYLMPRDADAIGLLELATAGLASLDKNFKWKENDKEKAVSIMAKMSTIVVNVFRRKEGNKPKIPEPSDSYAKSFLAASFSKDPTPEEINAMDKALILYTDHEVPASTTAALVACSTLSDMYSSLTAALAALKGPLHGGAAEEAFKQFLEIKDPNNVDNWFNEKIIKQKNRLMGFGHRVYKTYDPRAKIFKELATTLIAHNSEAKKYFEIAQKLEELGIKNFSSKGIYPNTDFYSGIVFYALGFPVYMFTALFALSRTLGWLAHIIEYVEEQHRLIRPRALYIGPESLQYVPISKR; from the coding sequence ATGAGTATAGTTAGTAAAGGTTTAGAAAATGTTATAATCAAGACAACTAGCCTTACTTTTATAGATGGTGAGAAGGGAATATTGAGATATAGAGGTTATGATATTAATGATTTAGTTAAATATGGAAGCTATGAAGAAACTATCTATTTAATGTTATATGGAAAGTTACCGACTTCGAATGAATTAGAAAAATTAAAACAAAAAATAAACGAGGAGTATGAAGTTCCTCAAGAGGTTATTGATGCAATATATCTTATGCCGAGGGACGCTGACGCTATAGGCTTATTAGAGTTAGCCACAGCTGGATTAGCTTCTCTTGATAAGAACTTTAAGTGGAAAGAGAATGATAAAGAGAAAGCTGTAAGCATAATGGCGAAGATGTCGACAATCGTGGTTAACGTATTTAGAAGAAAGGAAGGGAATAAACCTAAGATACCCGAACCATCAGACAGTTACGCTAAGAGTTTCTTAGCTGCTAGCTTTTCTAAAGATCCTACACCCGAAGAAATTAACGCTATGGATAAGGCATTAATATTGTATACTGATCATGAAGTACCTGCCTCTACTACAGCTGCACTAGTTGCTTGTTCAACATTATCAGATATGTATTCTTCTTTAACGGCAGCATTAGCAGCGTTAAAAGGTCCATTACATGGAGGAGCAGCTGAGGAGGCGTTTAAACAATTCCTAGAAATAAAAGATCCCAATAACGTAGATAACTGGTTTAATGAGAAGATAATTAAACAGAAGAATAGGCTAATGGGGTTTGGGCATAGAGTTTATAAGACGTATGATCCAAGAGCAAAGATATTTAAAGAACTTGCTACTACATTAATTGCCCATAATAGTGAAGCTAAAAAGTACTTTGAAATAGCTCAGAAACTTGAAGAGCTAGGCATTAAGAACTTTAGCAGTAAGGGAATATATCCTAACACTGATTTCTACTCTGGTATAGTCTTCTACGCACTTGGATTCCCAGTATATATGTTCACGGCTCTCTTTGCCTTATCGAGGACATTAGGTTGGCTAGCTCATATAATTGAATACGTAGAAGAACAGCATAGACTAATAAGACCTAGAGCTCTCTACATAGGACCCGAATCATTACAATATGTTCCTATAAGTAAAAGATAA
- a CDS encoding permease yields MSDVEKKIYDIVYRQIVYLIYTSRSFGLTPRADVINRVRRSATTIKLSNIIAYLIATLISGFISKFSENAPLAFTFLDLIIFANMITSGLNVIFFVNNYDLRTFLLTLPLTESQVSRAIVRGVFEFFYQGFLISVILSPITTFVMTSSILQALLVELEVLFFFSLSFSLVLFLGKRIKLGIASTLFRVGTSFIWILFVIFPSYQIIYKSILPIYFLPIFPFDFVNTYGFLLSIVYVFLSILSVYRQVASFAKARIEVAKFTRYSIKLRKPIFAYLYKDVRGLIRVPQASFLLAIPIFAIIFTLILQQYSIFYLIFMITTSSITMILIEASGIQLLLTLPSGLRNSFLSKLIIISLIYFISALIFTFFTGRLTGIILLPSTVASIETSLLISYNSVLKGRGIRIADPISLIIREIEINAIVGIAIVLLYINLLLSILFSLITLIIINLIVTKKIR; encoded by the coding sequence ATGAGCGATGTCGAGAAAAAAATCTACGACATTGTTTACAGACAGATAGTATATCTTATTTATACTAGTAGATCCTTTGGTCTAACTCCTAGAGCTGATGTGATAAATAGGGTAAGAAGGAGCGCTACTACCATAAAACTAAGTAATATCATTGCTTATCTAATAGCAACGTTAATTTCTGGATTTATTTCAAAATTTTCTGAAAATGCACCCTTAGCATTTACTTTTTTGGATCTAATAATTTTTGCAAACATGATAACCTCAGGTTTAAATGTAATTTTTTTCGTAAATAATTATGATTTGAGGACTTTTTTACTTACATTACCTCTAACCGAATCACAAGTGAGTAGAGCGATTGTTAGAGGAGTTTTTGAATTCTTTTATCAAGGCTTTCTGATATCTGTGATTTTATCTCCAATTACAACTTTTGTTATGACCTCATCTATTCTCCAAGCTCTTCTGGTTGAACTCGAAGTCTTATTTTTCTTTTCATTGTCGTTTTCGCTGGTCTTATTCTTAGGTAAGAGAATTAAGTTAGGTATCGCATCTACTCTCTTTAGAGTAGGAACTTCGTTTATATGGATTCTTTTTGTGATTTTTCCATCATATCAAATAATTTATAAATCTATCCTGCCCATATATTTTCTGCCAATATTCCCGTTTGATTTTGTGAACACTTATGGCTTCTTACTTTCCATTGTATATGTTTTCTTATCAATTTTGTCCGTTTATAGGCAAGTTGCAAGTTTTGCGAAAGCGAGAATCGAGGTAGCAAAATTCACTAGATACTCAATTAAGTTACGTAAACCCATTTTCGCTTATCTTTACAAGGATGTTAGAGGGTTAATCAGAGTACCTCAAGCAAGTTTCTTATTAGCTATCCCGATATTTGCCATAATATTTACTCTAATTCTTCAGCAATATTCAATATTTTACTTAATTTTTATGATAACTACCTCTTCTATTACAATGATATTAATAGAAGCTTCTGGAATACAACTTCTTTTAACTCTTCCATCAGGTTTAAGGAATTCGTTCCTATCAAAACTAATAATAATAAGTTTAATATATTTTATAAGTGCTTTAATATTTACATTTTTTACGGGAAGATTAACTGGAATTATATTATTACCGTCAACAGTAGCCAGCATAGAGACCAGCTTATTAATATCATATAATAGCGTGCTTAAGGGAAGAGGAATTAGAATAGCAGATCCGATTTCGTTAATAATAAGAGAAATTGAAATAAATGCAATAGTTGGTATAGCTATTGTTTTACTATACATCAATTTGTTGTTGTCTATACTATTTTCATTAATTACATTAATAATAATTAATTTGATTGTAACTAAAAAAATAAGATAA
- a CDS encoding DUF429 domain-containing protein, protein MYCGIDLAVKRKTAIGVLRGKEIKIIEATTDGEILEICRQSKIVAIDSPLSHSKGFRKVDKEMIKRGFKVLPPSFMVSLVDRAIRLSKELKVIETHPTSSLKNIGLNWKDLHSIKDYVDAAICAITAMEYDNSDVEEISADDGTIYLLPKKFRYSLKKKDFDTFVLCERT, encoded by the coding sequence GTGTATTGTGGAATAGACCTAGCTGTGAAGAGGAAAACAGCAATAGGCGTACTGCGTGGAAAGGAAATAAAGATTATCGAGGCTACTACTGATGGGGAAATTCTGGAAATATGTAGACAATCAAAGATAGTTGCAATTGACTCTCCATTATCTCACTCTAAAGGGTTCAGAAAAGTAGATAAGGAGATGATTAAGAGAGGATTCAAGGTATTACCACCTTCTTTCATGGTTAGTCTAGTAGATAGAGCAATAAGGTTATCTAAAGAACTTAAAGTAATAGAAACTCATCCTACTTCCTCATTAAAAAATATTGGCTTAAATTGGAAAGATCTTCATAGTATAAAAGATTATGTGGATGCTGCGATATGCGCGATAACGGCAATGGAGTATGATAATTCTGATGTAGAGGAAATTAGTGCAGATGACGGAACAATTTATCTACTTCCAAAAAAGTTTCGTTATAGTTTGAAGAAAAAAGATTTTGATACCTTTGTTTTATGTGAAAGGACCTAA
- a CDS encoding alanine--glyoxylate aminotransferase family protein, which produces MDKLLLHVGPTTIKEDVLIAGLDNNVGFTSKEFVEAFRKSLEGLRYVMGVSKKYQPFIIPGGGTSAMESVTSLLKKDDKVLVLSNGVFGDRWEQIFKRYPVSVKVVRPLPGEYVNQDLVLEEVQKENYKMVTLTHVETSTGVREPVKEVVEKIRKYVDLVVVDGVSSVGAEEVKAEEWNIDVYLTASQKALGCPAGLGLLVLSPKANELLNNEDSIAGYYLNLRNWLPVMRNMEEGKASYFSTLPVHVILQLAKAFDLIREEGIENRVKRHALVSSAIRAGVEALGLEITAKKPASYSNTVTGVVLKKTDPQKVLAETINEGVEFAPGVHPAFRYFRIGHMGWVTPNDAVVAISVIERVLRKLGEPIRFGEGVKAVQDVISSAR; this is translated from the coding sequence ATGGATAAGCTTTTACTACACGTAGGTCCAACTACAATAAAAGAAGATGTGCTTATTGCTGGATTGGATAATAACGTAGGCTTTACTTCTAAAGAGTTCGTAGAAGCTTTCAGAAAGTCTCTTGAAGGGCTAAGATACGTTATGGGTGTTAGTAAAAAATATCAACCATTCATAATACCGGGTGGAGGGACTTCTGCCATGGAAAGCGTAACATCTTTGCTTAAAAAAGATGATAAAGTTCTAGTATTATCTAATGGTGTATTTGGAGATAGATGGGAACAGATTTTCAAGAGATATCCGGTAAGTGTAAAAGTAGTAAGACCTTTACCTGGTGAATACGTTAATCAAGATTTAGTATTAGAAGAAGTGCAAAAAGAGAATTATAAGATGGTAACTTTAACACACGTAGAGACTAGTACCGGAGTTAGAGAGCCTGTAAAAGAGGTTGTGGAAAAGATAAGAAAGTACGTAGATCTAGTAGTTGTAGACGGAGTATCTAGTGTAGGAGCTGAGGAAGTAAAGGCTGAAGAGTGGAATATTGACGTATATTTGACAGCTAGCCAGAAAGCCTTAGGTTGTCCAGCTGGGTTAGGGTTATTAGTACTATCACCAAAGGCTAATGAACTTTTAAATAACGAGGATTCAATTGCTGGTTATTATCTGAATTTAAGAAATTGGCTACCAGTAATGAGAAATATGGAAGAAGGAAAAGCTTCATATTTTTCCACTTTACCAGTTCACGTAATTCTGCAATTAGCTAAAGCGTTTGATCTAATAAGAGAGGAAGGAATTGAAAACAGGGTTAAAAGGCACGCGTTAGTCTCTAGCGCTATAAGAGCTGGAGTTGAAGCTTTAGGACTTGAAATAACTGCTAAGAAACCGGCGTCATATAGTAATACAGTAACCGGAGTTGTACTTAAAAAAACAGATCCTCAGAAAGTTTTAGCTGAGACAATAAATGAGGGAGTTGAATTTGCTCCAGGTGTGCATCCTGCTTTTAGGTATTTCAGGATAGGCCATATGGGTTGGGTAACGCCTAATGATGCAGTAGTAGCAATAAGTGTTATAGAAAGGGTTTTAAGAAAACTAGGTGAACCAATAAGGTTTGGAGAAGGAGTTAAAGCAGTACAGGATGTCATCTCATCAGCTCGCTGA
- a CDS encoding ABC transporter ATP-binding protein gives MLLDVKNLTVKYASFVAVNSLSFSVNNEIYCLLGPNGAGKSSTLRAIMNMVPFEGEIKILDKSNKDKEVKNLVGYVPEQVTLYEYMTPAEIFSFVASLRKINDLNRINALVRAFSLENYMNTPIASLSMGNKQKVSIILSLLHEPKLLILDEPFNALDVLSVKVLKEIILNHVKAGGGVLFSTHIMEVAEKICNRIGIINKGIMIMETSSEGIREKGKSLEEIFLTITGLEEQVKEILKGLE, from the coding sequence ATGCTATTGGATGTTAAGAACTTAACTGTAAAGTATGCCTCATTCGTTGCCGTAAACTCCTTATCCTTCTCAGTCAATAATGAGATTTATTGTTTGTTAGGCCCAAATGGAGCTGGAAAGTCTAGTACTCTTAGGGCTATAATGAATATGGTGCCTTTTGAAGGAGAGATAAAGATCTTAGATAAAAGTAATAAAGACAAGGAAGTTAAAAATTTAGTAGGCTATGTTCCAGAGCAAGTTACGCTTTATGAATATATGACTCCAGCCGAAATATTTAGCTTTGTAGCTAGCCTAAGAAAGATAAATGATCTAAATAGAATAAACGCGTTAGTTAGGGCGTTTTCTCTAGAAAATTACATGAACACTCCAATAGCGTCATTGTCAATGGGAAATAAGCAAAAGGTTTCGATAATACTTTCACTATTACACGAACCGAAATTATTAATCTTAGATGAACCGTTCAACGCATTAGATGTTCTATCAGTGAAAGTGTTGAAGGAAATAATTTTAAACCACGTGAAAGCTGGAGGTGGAGTATTATTTTCTACACATATCATGGAAGTAGCTGAAAAGATATGCAATAGGATTGGGATAATAAATAAGGGGATAATGATAATGGAGACTAGCTCTGAGGGAATAAGGGAAAAAGGTAAATCATTAGAGGAAATATTCCTAACAATAACTGGTTTAGAAGAGCAGGTAAAAGAGATACTAAAGGGATTAGAATGA
- a CDS encoding MmgE/PrpD family protein gives MEIAEKIADFVTSFSYEDLDEPIIKEAKRRIIDTIAVARGALNSPPHLVNKEVSKYFRGDTPLLFGGNSTVDFASFYNTFLIRYLDFNDTYLSKEPLHPSDMIGAFLAVASTFDLDGKKLIEAIAAGYEVGVKLCDATSLRKKGFDHVTFLQIGAAAGLAKLLDLNKEQTVNAISLTLVPNIALRETRSGELSMWKAGAAADASRKATFAVILAKHGLTGPAKPFSGRMGLINIIAKDFDTSAFDKLSKGGILSTSLKKYPVEYHAEAVVEAGKKISTKTDKITKIEVETYEAAKTIIADEEKWNPTNKETADHSLPYILAYTILKKDFWLEAYTKDSIFDNKVRDLMKKIVVYEKEDYTKVYPRELPVKVIVYTNDGGKEEVEIRNPRGYYNNPMTDNELEEKYLKLNGRKEELNILWRIEELKVKQVVTSIKGI, from the coding sequence ATGGAAATAGCAGAAAAAATAGCTGATTTTGTAACTTCGTTTAGCTACGAAGACCTAGATGAACCAATTATTAAAGAAGCGAAAAGGAGAATTATAGATACTATAGCTGTAGCTAGAGGTGCGCTTAATTCTCCACCACATTTAGTAAATAAGGAAGTGAGCAAATATTTTCGTGGAGATACTCCACTTCTCTTTGGAGGTAATAGTACAGTGGATTTTGCCTCATTTTATAATACGTTTTTAATAAGGTACCTCGACTTCAATGATACCTACTTATCTAAAGAACCATTACATCCAAGTGATATGATAGGGGCCTTTCTGGCTGTTGCATCAACATTCGACCTAGATGGGAAGAAATTAATAGAGGCGATTGCAGCAGGGTACGAGGTAGGGGTAAAACTATGTGACGCCACTTCGTTAAGGAAGAAAGGCTTCGATCACGTTACTTTTTTGCAAATAGGAGCTGCTGCAGGTTTAGCTAAGTTACTTGACCTAAATAAAGAACAGACAGTTAACGCAATCTCTTTGACCTTAGTACCCAACATCGCATTAAGAGAGACTAGGTCTGGGGAATTGTCAATGTGGAAAGCCGGTGCCGCAGCTGATGCTTCTAGGAAGGCTACGTTTGCCGTAATCTTGGCTAAACATGGATTAACAGGACCTGCTAAACCTTTTTCTGGAAGAATGGGTCTAATAAATATTATAGCCAAGGACTTTGACACATCAGCATTTGATAAATTATCTAAAGGAGGTATTCTTAGCACTAGCCTTAAGAAATATCCAGTTGAATATCACGCTGAAGCAGTAGTAGAAGCTGGTAAAAAGATATCGACTAAAACTGATAAGATTACTAAAATAGAAGTTGAAACTTATGAAGCTGCTAAGACAATCATAGCGGATGAAGAGAAGTGGAATCCCACTAATAAGGAGACCGCTGATCACAGCTTGCCATATATCTTAGCATATACAATACTAAAGAAAGATTTCTGGCTTGAGGCATATACTAAAGATTCCATATTTGATAATAAAGTAAGAGATTTAATGAAAAAAATAGTAGTTTATGAAAAGGAAGATTACACTAAAGTTTACCCAAGAGAATTGCCAGTTAAGGTCATAGTATATACGAACGATGGGGGAAAGGAAGAGGTTGAGATAAGGAATCCGAGGGGTTATTATAATAATCCTATGACAGACAATGAGCTAGAGGAGAAGTATCTAAAACTAAATGGAAGAAAGGAAGAGTTAAATATTTTGTGGAGGATTGAAGAGTTAAAGGTGAAACAAGTTGTCACAAGTATTAAGGGAATCTGA
- the tenA gene encoding thiaminase II, translated as MKNSERLWSSILDIYNSILNHPFLVELVNGNLDEEKFIYYIVQDYMYLREFSKALALLSAKADSEEHSALFITHIQDAIKVEKALHKYYIKEFGVNLENYEMSPTNLAYTSYLLAVAYSRPFIEVVSAVLPCYWIYMEVGKELLKKGSKNPIYQKWIDTYGGEEYERGVRAVISILDNENVSEKEFNELKKHFRTASVYEYMFWDSAYRLEKFPFNVEKNKGV; from the coding sequence ATGAAAAATAGTGAAAGGCTTTGGAGCTCCATTTTAGATATTTACAATTCTATTCTCAACCATCCTTTCCTAGTAGAATTAGTCAATGGTAATCTTGATGAAGAGAAATTCATATATTACATAGTCCAAGATTACATGTATTTAAGGGAATTTTCTAAAGCTTTAGCTCTGTTATCAGCTAAAGCTGATAGCGAGGAACATTCTGCATTATTCATTACACATATACAAGATGCTATTAAGGTTGAGAAAGCTCTACATAAATATTACATTAAGGAATTTGGAGTCAATCTAGAAAACTATGAAATGAGTCCTACCAATCTAGCATATACATCCTATCTATTAGCGGTAGCATATTCTAGACCTTTCATTGAGGTAGTCTCAGCTGTGTTACCCTGTTATTGGATTTATATGGAAGTTGGTAAAGAATTACTAAAGAAAGGATCTAAGAACCCGATTTATCAAAAGTGGATTGATACGTATGGTGGAGAAGAATATGAAAGAGGAGTTAGAGCAGTGATATCAATTTTAGATAATGAAAATGTGAGTGAGAAAGAGTTTAACGAATTAAAAAAACATTTTAGAACAGCTTCAGTTTACGAATACATGTTTTGGGATTCAGCTTACAGATTAGAAAAATTTCCATTTAATGTAGAAAAGAATAAAGGAGTGTAG
- the prpB gene encoding methylisocitrate lyase: MSQVLRESEFLIVPGVFNPFTAILAKKVGFKAVYLSGGALTSSYGLPDIGLITLDEVAEMVRRIKEVVDIPIIVDADTGFGEAINVYRTVKVLEKAGADAIQIEDQRMPKKCGHLEGKEVVEPLEMVQKIKAALKARKDTLIIARVDSRGVINLDDAIERAKIYLEAGADVIFPEALTSKDEFAKFAKEVKAPLLANMTEFGKTPYIKAQEFKEMGYKYVIFPVTLFRVAAKAMKEALEVLLNEGSQINLLDKMITRQEQYDIIDYFFYERMDKELGSIKILRKL; this comes from the coding sequence TTGTCACAAGTATTAAGGGAATCTGAATTTCTTATAGTTCCAGGCGTGTTTAATCCTTTTACTGCTATTCTAGCTAAGAAAGTAGGTTTTAAAGCGGTTTACTTATCTGGAGGAGCTTTAACGTCATCTTACGGCTTACCAGATATAGGATTAATCACTTTAGATGAAGTAGCTGAGATGGTTAGAAGGATAAAGGAAGTTGTTGATATTCCAATTATTGTAGACGCTGACACAGGCTTCGGTGAAGCCATAAACGTTTATAGGACCGTTAAAGTATTAGAAAAAGCTGGTGCTGACGCGATACAGATAGAGGATCAGAGAATGCCTAAGAAGTGTGGACATTTAGAGGGCAAAGAGGTAGTAGAGCCCTTAGAAATGGTTCAAAAAATAAAGGCTGCATTAAAGGCAAGAAAAGATACTCTTATAATTGCTAGAGTTGATTCAAGGGGAGTAATTAATCTAGATGATGCTATTGAAAGGGCTAAAATTTATCTTGAAGCAGGTGCCGATGTGATTTTCCCTGAGGCTCTTACTAGTAAGGATGAGTTTGCCAAGTTCGCTAAGGAAGTTAAGGCTCCTCTACTAGCTAATATGACAGAATTCGGTAAAACACCTTATATTAAAGCTCAAGAATTCAAAGAGATGGGATATAAATACGTAATATTTCCGGTTACGTTATTCAGAGTAGCAGCTAAGGCAATGAAAGAGGCTTTAGAAGTCTTACTAAATGAAGGTTCACAAATTAATTTATTAGATAAAATGATAACTAGGCAAGAGCAATATGATATCATTGATTATTTCTTCTATGAGAGAATGGATAAAGAACTTGGGAGTATAAAAATTCTTAGAAAGCTTTAA
- a CDS encoding protein-L-isoaspartate O-methyltransferase, with translation MSARNNILSSIRNPRLAKAFMKVNREDFLPDVLKKFAYDPAYVNDAFHITPNITTTALSLGILMLDVLDLREEHKVLEVGTGIGYYTALIAEIVGDKNVVSIEIDDYMYDYAKRLLSPRYPNMILIKGDGSLGYEKLSPYDRAVIWAASPTIPSKIYDQLKDKGIMVLPIGCGKVQGLYKIVKDGYEPKLQRLGDVVFMKMRGVFGFYEDDNNQGLERRLRNLEEKVSKILSKLKIDTDST, from the coding sequence ATGAGTGCAAGAAACAACATACTGAGCTCAATACGGAATCCAAGGCTAGCAAAGGCTTTCATGAAAGTTAATAGAGAAGACTTTTTGCCAGACGTTTTAAAGAAATTTGCCTATGATCCTGCTTATGTTAACGATGCATTTCATATAACCCCAAACATAACTACCACTGCGTTAAGCTTAGGTATTTTAATGTTAGATGTATTAGATTTAAGAGAAGAGCATAAAGTTCTTGAAGTCGGAACCGGAATAGGTTATTATACAGCTTTAATTGCTGAAATAGTTGGAGACAAAAACGTAGTAAGTATTGAAATAGACGATTATATGTATGATTATGCTAAAAGGCTTCTATCACCTAGGTATCCAAATATGATTTTAATTAAGGGTGACGGTAGTTTAGGGTATGAGAAACTTTCCCCATATGATAGAGCAGTGATTTGGGCGGCTTCTCCTACTATACCTTCTAAAATTTATGATCAATTGAAAGATAAAGGTATAATGGTTTTACCGATAGGATGTGGTAAGGTTCAAGGATTGTATAAAATTGTAAAGGATGGTTATGAGCCTAAACTACAGAGATTAGGGGATGTAGTATTTATGAAAATGAGAGGAGTTTTTGGTTTTTATGAAGATGATAATAATCAAGGTCTAGAAAGAAGGCTTAGGAATTTAGAAGAAAAAGTAAGTAAAATTCTTTCAAAATTAAAAATCGACACTGATTCAACATAG
- a CDS encoding CBS domain-containing protein, protein MMITSESLIKKPPIVVKLGTRTIDAVKVMYSNNIGSVVIVDDRNRPVGIFTERDLMRAIANRKDLNDPVEKLGTYGNLITVKRNSPIGEVAEKMIKNNIRHVIVIGSEGELVGVISIRDIINEEHVLNFLIKSESTWEGGTD, encoded by the coding sequence ATGATGATAACTTCTGAAAGTTTAATAAAGAAACCACCTATTGTAGTTAAGTTAGGAACTAGAACCATTGATGCAGTTAAAGTTATGTATTCGAATAACATAGGCTCAGTCGTTATAGTGGATGACAGAAATCGTCCTGTAGGTATCTTTACTGAAAGAGATCTCATGCGTGCTATAGCTAATAGGAAGGACCTTAATGACCCTGTAGAAAAACTTGGAACTTATGGGAATTTGATTACAGTAAAGAGAAATTCTCCAATAGGGGAGGTAGCTGAGAAGATGATCAAGAATAATATTAGACATGTAATAGTTATAGGGTCAGAAGGAGAATTAGTAGGAGTTATTTCAATCAGAGATATCATAAATGAAGAACATGTGTTAAATTTTTTGATTAAATCTGAATCAACATGGGAAGGGGGTACAGATTAA
- the tpiA gene encoding triose-phosphate isomerase, with the protein MKLPIILINYKVYDNSYGNKAIELGKKIEKISKDHSVEVILSVPSTMIYRMSQEIDLPIYAQHVDSNSLGAFTGTIPPELIKDAGAKGTLLNHSEKRMRADEIDDVLKRLKNLGLESVLCVDRYELVYPFSLLKPNAILIEPPELIGTGISVSRAKPEVITRAVEEISKNKDVYLIAGAGITNGEDVFRAIKLGAQGIGVASAVMKAKEPDKVVEDLIISALKAMDLS; encoded by the coding sequence GTGAAACTACCTATTATATTAATTAACTACAAGGTATATGATAACTCTTATGGAAATAAAGCTATTGAATTAGGAAAGAAAATAGAGAAAATAAGTAAAGATCACTCCGTAGAGGTTATACTTTCCGTGCCATCTACAATGATATATAGGATGTCTCAAGAAATTGACTTACCAATTTACGCTCAGCATGTTGATTCAAATAGTTTAGGTGCTTTCACTGGTACTATACCACCAGAATTGATCAAAGATGCAGGGGCAAAAGGTACATTATTAAATCACAGTGAGAAGAGGATGAGAGCTGATGAAATAGATGATGTTTTAAAAAGACTAAAGAATCTCGGTTTAGAAAGTGTTTTATGCGTAGATAGATATGAACTGGTATACCCATTCAGTCTTCTTAAACCAAATGCTATACTTATTGAACCTCCAGAACTTATTGGAACCGGTATCTCAGTATCGAGGGCTAAACCAGAAGTAATAACTAGAGCTGTAGAAGAAATAAGTAAAAACAAAGATGTATATCTGATAGCTGGTGCTGGAATTACGAACGGTGAAGATGTTTTTAGGGCAATAAAACTAGGAGCTCAAGGGATTGGAGTAGCTAGTGCAGTAATGAAAGCCAAGGAACCAGATAAGGTAGTTGAGGATTTAATTATTAGTGCACTAAAAGCGATGGATTTAAGCTAA
- a CDS encoding EVE domain-containing protein encodes MTYWLVPIQEDMWEVIRDKGIYGYKENLQDYIKEGDYIIIYVSKYYAKRYGGKIVGIVKVLSGWYEDHTPVYPEETVRNRGIYIFRVKVEPVVTGECDMKKILDKIRFIEDKGQLAKYLRNAPANLKRPVPEYDAKIIEECLKESILNI; translated from the coding sequence GTGACCTACTGGTTAGTGCCAATTCAAGAAGATATGTGGGAAGTTATAAGGGACAAGGGGATATATGGTTATAAAGAGAATCTACAAGATTATATTAAAGAAGGTGATTATATAATAATTTACGTTAGTAAGTATTATGCTAAACGTTATGGCGGAAAGATAGTGGGAATAGTTAAAGTACTGTCTGGCTGGTATGAAGACCATACTCCCGTTTATCCTGAGGAGACGGTAAGAAATAGAGGTATTTATATATTCAGAGTAAAAGTGGAACCAGTAGTAACTGGTGAATGCGATATGAAAAAAATATTGGATAAAATACGTTTCATTGAGGATAAGGGTCAGTTAGCTAAATATCTGAGGAATGCCCCTGCTAACTTAAAGAGACCTGTTCCAGAGTATGATGCCAAGATAATTGAAGAGTGCCTCAAAGAATCAATACTCAATATTTGA